The proteins below come from a single Brevundimonas sp. LM2 genomic window:
- a CDS encoding histone deacetylase translates to MPTRPLPPVVYHPAYSASLPPGHRFPMLKYARLAQVLEDEGLIGPEGLYTPDPAPFAMLAAVHDPDYVQQVLDASVPPGVERVIGMAVTRDVSDRVQVAVGGTLMAARLALRHGLACNTAGGSHHAGPGGGAGFCVFNDIGVVARAMIDAGEIQQALVVDLDVHQGDGTAFIFEHEPRVFTFSMHGEKNFPVRRGPSDLDIDLPDGTGDEAYLAQLRATLPALLDRVRPDLIFYIAGVDPHASDRLGRLALSDDGLAARDAYVLKTCLPVAPVVGVIGGGYDSDIDRLARRHATLHRAAAEAWRHGLARPGS, encoded by the coding sequence ATGCCCACGCGCCCTCTTCCCCCGGTCGTCTACCACCCGGCCTACAGCGCCTCGCTTCCGCCGGGTCATCGCTTTCCCATGCTGAAGTATGCGCGACTGGCCCAGGTGCTCGAGGACGAAGGCCTGATCGGGCCGGAGGGGCTGTACACGCCCGACCCCGCCCCCTTCGCGATGCTCGCCGCCGTGCATGACCCCGACTATGTGCAACAGGTGCTGGACGCCTCCGTTCCGCCGGGCGTCGAGCGGGTCATCGGCATGGCGGTGACCCGCGACGTCTCGGATCGCGTGCAGGTGGCCGTCGGCGGCACCCTGATGGCCGCGCGCCTGGCGCTCCGCCATGGCTTGGCCTGCAACACGGCCGGCGGCAGCCATCATGCGGGACCAGGGGGCGGCGCGGGCTTCTGCGTCTTCAACGACATCGGCGTGGTCGCCCGCGCGATGATCGACGCAGGCGAGATCCAGCAGGCGCTCGTGGTCGATCTGGACGTCCACCAGGGCGACGGCACGGCCTTCATCTTCGAGCATGAGCCGCGCGTCTTCACCTTCTCGATGCACGGCGAGAAGAACTTTCCCGTGCGACGCGGACCGAGCGATCTGGACATCGATCTGCCGGACGGGACCGGCGACGAAGCCTATCTGGCACAACTGCGAGCGACGCTTCCGGCCCTGCTCGATCGCGTCCGGCCGGACCTGATCTTCTACATCGCGGGCGTCGATCCGCATGCGAGCGACCGTCTCGGCCGGCTGGCCCTGAGCGACGACGGCCTGGCGGCGCGCGACGCCTATGTGCTGAAGACCTGCCTGCCCGTGGCCCCCGTCGTCGGCGTGATCGGCGGCGGCTATGACAGCGACATCGACCGCCTGGCGCGCCGCCACGCCACCCTGCACCGCGCGGCGGCTGAGGCCTGGCGCCACGGCCTGGCCCGGCCGGGATCCTGA
- a CDS encoding 2'-5' RNA ligase family protein, with protein sequence MTVPPPLIVTAALDDGAFAWFEDLRQSHFPRHRNKVPAHVTLFHALPGEHEDAVAQTLRTACRRHRPLRLDVRGPWSLGRGVAYRLASPELDHLRQELADAFSPWLTRQDQAPYRPHITVQNKAEPEEARELLEQLQMAFEPFPIFAEGLLLWRYLGGPWALVERFAFDAP encoded by the coding sequence ATGACCGTCCCCCCGCCCCTGATCGTCACGGCCGCCCTGGATGACGGGGCCTTCGCCTGGTTCGAGGACCTGCGCCAGTCGCACTTTCCGCGCCACCGCAACAAGGTCCCCGCCCATGTGACGCTGTTCCACGCGCTTCCGGGCGAGCATGAGGACGCCGTGGCGCAGACGCTGAGGACGGCGTGTAGACGGCACCGACCCCTCCGTCTGGACGTGCGGGGACCCTGGTCCCTCGGGCGCGGCGTCGCCTATCGGCTCGCCTCGCCCGAGCTGGATCACCTGCGCCAGGAGTTGGCGGACGCCTTCTCGCCCTGGCTGACGCGACAGGACCAGGCCCCCTATCGACCCCACATCACCGTCCAGAACAAGGCCGAGCCGGAGGAGGCCCGCGAACTGCTCGAGCAGCTGCAGATGGCGTTCGAGCCCTTCCCCATCTTCGCCGAAGGCCTGCTGCTGTGGCGCTATCTCGGCGGGCCCTGGGCCCTCGTCGAACGGTTCGCCTTCGACGCGCCATGA
- a CDS encoding 2-dehydro-3-deoxy-6-phosphogalactonate aldolase has protein sequence MIQTLDALPLIAILRGLEPEEAVAVGEAIVAAGFVCLEVPLNSPRPLESVRRLRDALDGRALVGAGTVLTVEAAQQVADAGGQIVISPNTNAAVIAEAKRLGLLSLPGFFTPSEAFTALDAGADALKLFPAEIAGPQGLKAVRAVLPKEARVYVVGGADPASVGTWRLAGASGFGVGSAIFKPGLSPAEVGSRARAFVEAWVSAGRAST, from the coding sequence ATGATCCAGACGCTCGACGCCCTGCCGCTGATCGCCATCCTGCGCGGTCTGGAACCCGAGGAGGCGGTGGCCGTGGGCGAGGCGATCGTCGCCGCCGGCTTCGTCTGCCTTGAGGTGCCGCTGAACTCGCCGCGGCCGCTGGAAAGCGTCCGCCGGCTGAGGGATGCGCTCGACGGTCGCGCCCTGGTCGGGGCAGGCACCGTCCTGACCGTCGAGGCGGCGCAACAGGTCGCCGACGCGGGTGGCCAGATCGTCATCTCGCCCAACACCAATGCGGCGGTGATCGCCGAGGCCAAGCGCCTGGGCCTGCTGTCCTTGCCCGGCTTCTTCACGCCGTCCGAGGCCTTCACCGCGCTGGACGCCGGCGCCGATGCGCTGAAGCTCTTCCCGGCGGAAATCGCCGGACCGCAGGGTTTGAAGGCCGTCCGCGCCGTGCTGCCGAAAGAGGCCCGCGTCTATGTGGTGGGCGGCGCCGACCCGGCCAGCGTCGGGACCTGGCGCTTGGCCGGGGCCTCGGGGTTCGGGGTGGGCTCGGCCATCTTCAAGCCGGGTCTGTCGCCGGCGGAGGTCGGATCGCGGGCTCGCGCCTTCGTCGAGGCCTGGGTGTCGGCCGGCCGCGCATCGACCTAG
- a CDS encoding 2-dehydro-3-deoxygalactonokinase has protein sequence MSARAADDGAALIGCDWGTSNLRVMRIAPGGAVLATRSDPRGAGGLEAGAFPGVLAETAGEWLEDGLPVLACGMAGARAKWREMPYLPTPATVGDLAHGLASPPDRPDVRIVPGLKALRDGQMVDVMRGEETQVMGLDLEPGDHRIVAPGTHSKWIAARCGQLLSYRTFMTGELFAAIRKGTILGAGMGEPGVDAAAFVTGVRRALTDPALMATLFSVRVEALADRLSSESAADYLSGLLIGTEVSAEAHDLAGPVTLVGTAVLNDRYATALRIAGFSDVRIADGPAATARGLWRIHEASQ, from the coding sequence ATGAGCGCCCGCGCAGCCGACGACGGAGCGGCGCTGATCGGGTGCGACTGGGGCACCAGCAACCTGCGGGTAATGCGTATCGCCCCCGGCGGCGCGGTCCTGGCCACCCGGTCCGATCCGCGTGGCGCGGGCGGTCTCGAGGCGGGCGCCTTCCCGGGCGTCCTGGCCGAGACGGCGGGCGAGTGGCTGGAGGACGGCCTGCCGGTCCTGGCCTGCGGCATGGCCGGCGCGCGCGCCAAATGGCGCGAGATGCCCTATCTGCCGACCCCGGCCACCGTCGGAGATCTGGCGCATGGTCTGGCCTCGCCGCCCGACCGGCCGGACGTGCGCATCGTGCCGGGCCTCAAGGCTTTGCGCGACGGACAGATGGTCGACGTCATGCGCGGCGAGGAGACCCAGGTCATGGGTCTGGACCTGGAGCCCGGCGATCACCGCATCGTCGCGCCCGGCACCCATTCCAAATGGATCGCGGCCCGCTGCGGTCAGCTGCTGTCCTACCGCACCTTCATGACCGGCGAACTGTTCGCGGCCATCCGCAAGGGCACCATCCTGGGGGCGGGCATGGGCGAACCGGGCGTCGACGCCGCGGCGTTCGTGACCGGCGTCCGGCGGGCCCTGACGGACCCGGCCCTGATGGCCACCCTGTTCTCGGTCCGGGTCGAGGCCCTGGCGGACCGGTTGAGCTCCGAGAGCGCGGCTGACTACCTGTCCGGCTTGCTGATCGGGACCGAGGTGTCCGCCGAGGCGCACGATCTCGCGGGTCCGGTGACCCTCGTCGGAACCGCGGTGCTGAACGACCGCTATGCCACCGCGCTCCGGATCGCCGGCTTTTCCGACGTCCGGATCGCCGACGGACCGGCCGCCACCGCCAGAGGGCTGTGGCGCATTCATGAGGCCAGCCAATGA